The genomic region AATAGATTAAAAAAAGAAACTAGTTAAAGAGATACACATAACTAGTGAAAAGAATTTTGGTCAAGGTTTTTGAGCCGAAGGCTCAAAAAGCTTGGATTAAATTACTTCGATATAAACAGACTCTTTGGATTCATCCTTAGGATAGTGATGCAATTCAATGATATCCTCTTTGTATTCCTCAAAGTCCACTTCAATGGTATCGGAAATAATCTCACCATCTAAAGCAATCATCACCCTGCAACTTGGTTTTCCTCTAAAATCGGAAAGATCCACACCTAAGACATCTCCTTTTGCAGAGACACGGTTGTATGCTATGTCAACCTTATCAAATTCCTTGAAATTGTTTTTAATGTAATCGAGAACTTCATCAGAAGTCATTGTTAATTCCTTATCGACCATTTTCAAACCTCCTTGGAGATTAATTTTATTAAATTTTATTTCGACTATTTTTTTATATTAATTAATTTTTTTTATTAATTATCTATTAATTATTTATTAAATTTATAAAATT from Methanobrevibacter sp. harbors:
- a CDS encoding DUF2097 domain-containing protein, whose product is MVDKELTMTSDEVLDYIKNNFKEFDKVDIAYNRVSAKGDVLGVDLSDFRGKPSCRVMIALDGEIISDTIEVDFEEYKEDIIELHHYPKDESKESVYIEVI